The Gemmatimonadota bacterium DH-78 region GGCGCGAGTCCATCAGTGTCCGGGCAGGAGGTCGACGAGGGTACCGGCCGCCATCATCTCGGCGGTGCCCGCGCCGAGAAAGTGCGCGGCCCAGGCGAGGGCGGCGAAGCGCACGGCCCGCCCCGCCGTGCCGGTGGCGAGGAAGAGGGCGAGCGGCATGCCGAGCACGCCCGCGGCGAGGCTCAGTCCGTAGAAGGGCGGGAGGCCGACCAGGGCGCTCACGAACATGAGCGAGCCGGCTGCGCCGCCGCGGTCTCGGACGGCCTCGACCGCGCGATCGAGGCGGGCCGTGGCGCGGTCCGGGAGTCGGGTGGGCGCCCAGCGGGCGAGGCCGAACAGCAGCGTCTTGCTGATCATCTGCCCCACGGTCGACGCCGCCACCACGAGCGGGAGCGCCGCCGGCGGGACGGCCACCGCGGCGGCCACCACGAGGAGCTCGGCGTTGACCAGGGGCACCACTCCGCTCACCACGCAGCCGACCAGCAGCGCGCCGATGATCTCCCACATGCGGAGCCTCCTGACCGAGGTTGGGGGGGCGGGGCGCCAAAATGCCCCGGGGAGCGGATCCGCGCCACGGGCGCGACCCGCTCCGGCGACGGACCGGGGTGGTGCGGGCGCGGGGCGCGACGCATTTTGGCGCGATGCGCGAGGCCGACGAATCCACCCGGTGCTTCCACTGCGGAGCGGGCCTCCACGGCCGCTGGTGCTCTTCCTGCGGGGCCGACCAGCGCCCCGCTCCGGTTCAGACCATACGGGGGCTTCTCGCGGAAGGATTCCGGAGCGCCTTCGATCTCGACTCCTCGCTCTGGCGCTCGCTGCGTCTACTGTGCCTGCGGCCCGGCGAGCTCACCCGGCGATTCATGGCCGGTCGACGATTCGGGCTCCTCGGCCCCGTTCGGCTCTTCCTGTTCGCAAACCTGGTCTACTTCTTCGTTCAGCCCTACACGGGCTATGACGGCTTCAACACCTCGCTCGCGGCGCACCTCGATCGGCAGCCGTACAGCGAGGCTCTCGACCTGCGAAGCCGGGTGTCGGCCGACATCGACCGCAGGGCGAGAAGCGAACACGGGGGCGCCGCGGTCGACCCGGCGTTGTGGCGTGCCACCTCGGCGGCGTGGCAGGCCGAGTTCGACGCCCGCGGCCAGGTGATCGCGCGGTCGGCGGTGGGGCTCATGATCCCCGCGCTCGCACTGGTGCTGGCGCTGATGCTGACGGGGAAGGGGGCGGCGGGGGTGCGCCACCTGGTGTTCGCCACCCACCACTTCGCGTGGTATCTGCTGGCCGTGATGTCGTTCTTTCTGCCGCTTCTCGCCCTCGGCCACGGTGCTCTCGGGCTCGGCGATCCCGAGGTACTGGCACTGCCGGTGGCGGGAGCGATCAGCGTGATGCTGCTGGAAGCCGGAGGGGCTCTGCTGCAGGGACCCTGGGCCTGGGTGGGGTTGCGGCGAGCCTACGGGCTCAGCGGCGCCGGCGCCGCGTGGCGCGCGCTGGCGCTGGTCCTGGCCACCCTCGTGGCCACCACCGCCTTCCGTCTCGTGGTGTTCGGCCTCACCTGGGCGGCGATGCGCTGACGCCCGTCGGCTGCGAGGGGTACCACCTCGGCAGATAGGCGGCGAGTGCGTCGGCGAGGCGCTCGGCGAAGAGCGCCCGGTGCTCGGGCGTGTCGCGCACCCCGAAGTAGTTCAGCTCGATCTGCACTCCGCTGATGGGTCCCCCGTCGAACGACCCGTGGCGGCGGGTGTTGTAGCCCCCGCTGAAGAAGGGGTTGTCGCCGGGCCCCGGCTGCTGCGCGCTCGGGGTGGTCGGCAGACCGCGATCCTCGAGGAGGGTGCCGAGGGCGTCGGGTCCGCGAAGCAGGACCGACAGCGCCGCTCCCGAAGAAGCCACGAGAGCGGGCACGCTGGTGTTGTCGGCGTACCCCCCGGCGTCGAGGGCCTGGTCCGACAGCCCGAGCGTGGTGGCGCCGAGCAGGTAGCCGAGCTCGATGCGCTGGATCTCGTGGCCGTGGCCGTGGAGGTCGATGTAGTACCCCTCGCCGAACTCCTCCTCGACCCGGTCCGACGCGTGCTCGATGAGGGCCTGAAACTCCCGCCAGGTCTGCTGCGCGCGGGGGTTGTCCTGCGCGGCCTCGACGATCTCGCGGTTGGGATCGAGCTTGCGCCGGTGGAGGTGGCTCACGATCAGGTGGGGGCGCTCGCCGGTGCGCGCCTCGAGCGCGTCGGCGATGGCGTAGGCCAGTTCGTCGGTGTAGATGTCGCGGACGGTGGTGCCCCAACTCCGGTCGGGGATCTCGGCCGGCTCCATCGTGCCGCCGTGCGGAGCGGAGAGGACGAGGGGCAGGGTGCCGGCCCGGTATTCCACGTAGTCGTTGCGCCCCATCCAGGTGGTGGTCGGTCCCGCCCGGGCGCCGGTCGCCGAGGCCGTGATGCGGTCCCCGAGCGCGCTCACCTCCACGGAATCGGCGCCCTCTCCCGGGATCCAGAGGGCCATGGCACGACCGGCGGCGTCGGTGGTGGCGGCGGGTGGAGAGAAGGTGCCGCCCCCCAGTGCGGTGAAGGTGACCGACACGTTGGAGCGAGGCCCGTTCTCGTCGCGCACCTCGATCACCAGGCTGTCGGAGAGAGGGACTCCGATCAGCCCGCTCTGCCCGTCGCCGGACACCACGCGCAGCATCGACTCCTCGACGGGCTCCACCGGCCGGGAGTCCTCGCAGGCGAGGGTGGTGAGGAGGGGAACCAGGGCGAAGAAGGGCGTGAGTCGCGGCATCAGGGGCGTTCGGCCAGGGAGAGGGACGTCGGGTCGGCGGCGGTCGCCGCGTCGCGCTGGAGGCGGCGGACGGAGGCCCGCATCGCCGGGGGCGCGAAGAGCCCGAGCACCTTGTGGTGCACCACCCCGTCGGGTCCGATCACGAAGGTGGTGGGGGTGTGGCTGATGCCCCCGAGCGCGCGCCGGGTGGCGCCGTCGAGCAGCCCGTTGGGGTAGTCGACCCGGCGCTCCTTCAGCCACGACTCCACCGTGCCGCGGGGCGCGATGTCGGTCGAGAGCCCGAGCACCACCACCTCGTCGCCCAGGTCGTCGTGCAGCGCCTGCAGGGCGGGGATCTCGATCCGACAGGGCCCGCACCAGGTCGCCCACACGTTCAGCACCACCACCTTGCCGCGCAGATCTTCCGACGACAGGGTCGACCCGTCGAAAAGGGTGACCTCGTACTCGGGTACCGAGCCCTCGATGGGTCCGATCCCGGTCCAGGCCGACAGCTGAGGGCCGAGGCGCTCGAAGGCGAAGAGCAGAAGCACCGCCAGAACGATGCGCTCGCCCCACTTCAGCGCCGTGCGCAGCGGCGAGCGGCGGGGCTCCTCCGATGAGGGCGTTTCCGACATGCGGGCGCGGGGTGGTGCGAGGGATGGGGCGGAACGGAATGAACACCCCGTGTAACCGACGGGTTCCCCGCGCTTTACCTCACCACGACCGGGCACGACCTTGGACGAGGTTCGCTTTCCCCGCTCCGAAACGGGAGATCCCTGCGATGAACGCCGGCGTCCGGCTGGTCCAGACCTACCTGCACCTGAACGGCTACTTCTCGGTCGCCGAGCTCCCGGTCATACGGCAGAGCCGGGGCGGCGAGTACCGCGAGGTGACCGACCTCGACCTGCTCGCGCTGCGCTATCCCCGGGCCGAGTACGTGGTGCCCGGCGGGCCCGGTACCCGGGGCGACCTGCGCACGCGCACCGATTCGCTGCTCGTTCAGAACCGCGAACTCGTGGACGTGATCATCGCCGAGGTGAAGGAGGGCAAGGCGCGCATCAACGACACCCTTCGCTCCCGCGAGGCGCTCCAGACGGCGCTGCGCCGGGTGGGGTGTTGTCCGGAGTCGATCCTGGATGAGACGGTGGAGGAACTGCGGCGCGCCGGCACGAGCGAACTCACCGCCGAGGAGGCGGGAATCCCGACCCGCATCCGCCTCGTGGCCTTCGGCGCCGGGGCTTCGGGGGCGCGGGAAGGGTTCGAGGTGATCTCGTTGAAGCATGTGGCGCGCTTCATCGAGGAGCACCTCGACCGGTATCACGACGTGTTGAACCCGGCGGATCTGGGCGGTACCGCGCTCGGACTCCTGCACCTGCTGCGCAAGCTGAAGTAGATTGCGCTGGATCCCGGGCGTCGGTGCCGGGGTTCTGAGCAGTGAACCGCCGCCGGCAGCACCGCCACAGGCATCGATCCACCGAGGAGTGGACCCGAGTGAGCATCTGGGAGCGCAGGACCACCGTCGAGACCCGAGTCGGCGACGTGGGAGTGGGTGGGTCGAACCCCGTGCGGGTGCAGTCGATGACCAACACCGACACGGCCGACGTGCAGTCCACCGCGCAGCAGATCGTCGATCTCGCGCTGGCGGGGAGCGAGCTGGTGCGGGTTACGGTGAACAACGACGCCTCGGCCCGAGCCGTGCCGGAGATCGTGGCGAGGGTGCGCGACGCCGGGCTCGACGTGCCGGTGATCGGCGATTTCCACTACAACGGGCATCTGCTCCTCACGAAGTACCCCGAGGCCGCTCGGGCGCTGGCCAAGTACCGGATCAATCCGGGCAACGTGGGCACCTCGCGTCGCGACGAGAACTTCACCCGCATCGTCGAGGTGGCGCTCGAACACGGCAAGCCGGTACGGATCGGGGTGAACTGGGGGTCGCTCGACCAGCGTCTGCTCACCGAGATGATGGACGCGAACGCCCGCGCCGCGGAGCCCAAGGGAGCGAAGGCGGTGCTCCTCGATGCGATCGTCGAGAGTGCCATGCGCTCGGCCGCGCTCGCGGAGGAAGTGGGACTCCCCCACGACCACATCATCCTGTCGGCGAAGGTGTCGGTGGTGCCGGATCTCGTGAAGGTGTACGAGCTGCTGGCGCCCCTTTCCGATTATCCGCTCCACCTCGGGCTGACCGAAGCGGGCATGGGCGCGAAGGGGATCGTGGCCACCACCGCCGGCCTCGCCCCCCTGCTGATGAAGGGCATCGGCGACACGATCCGGGTGTCGCTCACCCCGAAGCCCGGCGGCGACCGGGCGGAAGAGGTGCGAGTAGCGCAGCAGATCCTGCAGTCGCTGGCCATTCGCAGCTTCGAGCCGCAGGTCACCTCGTGCCCCGGCTGTGGCCGGACCACCTCCACCTTCTTCCAGGAGATGGCCGAGGAGATCACCGGCTACATCCGGGAGCGCATGCCCGAGTGGCGGTCGCTCTACCCGGGGGTGGAGGAGATGGACGTGGCGGTGATGGGGTGCGTGGTGAACGGACCGGGCGAGTCGAAGCACGCCAATCTCGGCATCTCGCTGCCCGGCACCTTCGAAGAGCCCAAGGCACCCGTCTACGTCGACGGCGAGCACTACACCACGCTCAAGGGCGAGGGCCTCGTCGACGAGTTCAAGACGATTCTCGACGACTACGTGCGCACCCACTACGGCGCCGAGGCGACCGTCCCGGGTTGACGGGCGGTCAGCCCTCGTCGGTCACCCGACCGAAGCGTTCCTCGCGGATCTCCTGATACCACGCGGCCACGACCCGGCCCTCGTCGTCGCGCTCGAAGCGGATGGGGGAGGGGAGGCCGAGACCGCGGAACAGCTCGGGGCCGATCCGGACGATCGGGACCGGCGGCCCGCCCTCGGTGGCCGTGAGACGACCGGTCGAGTCCACCGCCACCTCGAGAAGCACGTCCCAGCCCGGATGGTGGTAGCGGCCCACGTACCCTTCCGCCTCCCCCGCCGTGATCGGGAGGCCGGCCGGCAGTTCGGGCGCGACGTTGGCGTCGCCCAGCCCGTGCATCTCGCCGCACACGGGGCAGAG contains the following coding sequences:
- a CDS encoding DUF3667 domain-containing protein, whose protein sequence is MREADESTRCFHCGAGLHGRWCSSCGADQRPAPVQTIRGLLAEGFRSAFDLDSSLWRSLRLLCLRPGELTRRFMAGRRFGLLGPVRLFLFANLVYFFVQPYTGYDGFNTSLAAHLDRQPYSEALDLRSRVSADIDRRARSEHGGAAVDPALWRATSAAWQAEFDARGQVIARSAVGLMIPALALVLALMLTGKGAAGVRHLVFATHHFAWYLLAVMSFFLPLLALGHGALGLGDPEVLALPVAGAISVMLLEAGGALLQGPWAWVGLRRAYGLSGAGAAWRALALVLATLVATTAFRLVVFGLTWAAMR
- a CDS encoding TlpA disulfide reductase family protein, translated to MSETPSSEEPRRSPLRTALKWGERIVLAVLLLFAFERLGPQLSAWTGIGPIEGSVPEYEVTLFDGSTLSSEDLRGKVVVLNVWATWCGPCRIEIPALQALHDDLGDEVVVLGLSTDIAPRGTVESWLKERRVDYPNGLLDGATRRALGGISHTPTTFVIGPDGVVHHKVLGLFAPPAMRASVRRLQRDAATAADPTSLSLAERP
- the ispG gene encoding flavodoxin-dependent (E)-4-hydroxy-3-methylbut-2-enyl-diphosphate synthase — protein: MSIWERRTTVETRVGDVGVGGSNPVRVQSMTNTDTADVQSTAQQIVDLALAGSELVRVTVNNDASARAVPEIVARVRDAGLDVPVIGDFHYNGHLLLTKYPEAARALAKYRINPGNVGTSRRDENFTRIVEVALEHGKPVRIGVNWGSLDQRLLTEMMDANARAAEPKGAKAVLLDAIVESAMRSAALAEEVGLPHDHIILSAKVSVVPDLVKVYELLAPLSDYPLHLGLTEAGMGAKGIVATTAGLAPLLMKGIGDTIRVSLTPKPGGDRAEEVRVAQQILQSLAIRSFEPQVTSCPGCGRTTSTFFQEMAEEITGYIRERMPEWRSLYPGVEEMDVAVMGCVVNGPGESKHANLGISLPGTFEEPKAPVYVDGEHYTTLKGEGLVDEFKTILDDYVRTHYGAEATVPG